AAGATAGGATACCGAGTCCTTAATACAAcgcatatttcttatttacatcaaAAGTTGGCTTGTTTTCCAGATTCATGATTCACTTATGATAACAGAGCATAAATAATATTTATGTCCTTCACGTAAAATGACACCGAAGGATCTACCAACCTAAAGCTTCCGACgctattttcctgttcaccaacagTGTCGCGTTCTGCTAAAGGTACCACTTACAGATAATGGCAAACTCTAAGTCGGCACCGTTCAGGAACGTATGATATTAGGCCGGCAGTGTGCTTACCTCTTGGTAGGGGAGGTCGGTGACGCCACGGAAGCGGACCGCGCCCGTCAGCTGGAGCACTCGGCCCCGGAAGCCGGGTGCGCGACCCcctccagtgcttctgaaaatacacacCAATGTCGAAGGACAAATCGCCCGGACCATTCGACGGTCACTCACATTTGCTCTTGGGCTATAGCGGTAGCATCGCGGCGGGCCTCGTAGACCTGCTGCTTCCTCCACTGGTCGACCGTTTTCACAACGGACCCTTGCGCGTTCAGCAcgtcggccagctgctgccacagccgtcGTCGGTCGACAAGGCTGAAGCCCGGCCCCAGCTCGCTGGATCTTAAAGCCAGCTGGAGATGCGGCTCCATAAAAGCGAGCACCGTCTCCCGCTGGCCCTCGGAAACGCGCGGTCCCGTAACGGGTGCAGAAGCCGACACGTTTTCCTACATGGCTCTCCGCACGTAACGGCTCGACCGAACCAACCACTTCAAAACTCGCGCCGTTTGAATTTTAATAGCGGTGGagacatgcatacaagcattgcttgaaacggggtagtggATAGCGCCACCACTAAGCGTTTCGCAAAATTGCGACACCACctagcgccatttcaagacaTTAACCGCAATAATTTGTTTAACTCGTTCCGCATTCCAAACTGAATCTTTGAAAAGCAACACCAACACATTTTGCTACTCATTCATAATAGCGAGATATTTCTCAACATGTTAGAAACGCTTCTAAGAATGTTATACGGTCCCCGAGCAGACGTCAAAAGCGCGACGCAGGCGTCCACTTCGCTCATTGGCTCTTTGCTTCCTCTCgtcctcgcgaacatggcggaccgcctatttcgtgacgtaaagaacgaaccgcctccgttccattttggaacgcgtacaaaatcgcaccctagagtgcctcgatgcgcgcgggcatcaaggcaccctatcaaggatagcactgcagcgcccctggcgactgctcaccgtatgaactccctcgtgcgtgcgaccctctacaatgtatccgcttgtaagctttcgcctcactgtcgccactcgcggcaaaaaagtgcaaaatttaataattcgctcgatttCTGTTtgccatcaaacatttatagcattccaaacgaaaaacaaatACTTCAAggaataaagtgtttcttattttatttgttgtattttaacgtaatcgattgaggtaaagtgtaggcgcaacaatgcaccgcatgtgccctgttcgcattcgacggcggatagaaagataatgctcgaaagaggaggcacgccctttacgcgccctagaaaggcgtggaaagtggctcacggcaagtgtgcagatagacagcggtaccgtcacggtattgctaaatggtgataatacgttgataacaatatgcggcgctggcgcgttttgctgcgcagtcttctgtgcttgaagcacggaatcactgtgccgcgcagagTGCGCTCAtattgtcatacgcggctttatctcgacatttctttttgcctgctgttcttgcacgttccgtGCTATCTCCGTtgactgactgccatcgagcaaactcgggtgaaactcgtgcgaacgagaaactcggcgcatcctgcatagcaccccatgtCTGACTTCCCTTGTGTGAACAGGTGCCTTCAATACAGAGCGGACTAATCCGCGATGGGCCTACCAAAAAAGAACATCATGGACTACCTTGATTTTAAAATGTGTGTAGTGGAGGCGCTGCTATTGTGAAAACATGAACCAATATCTTTCGGATGAAGAAGCAATGGATGCCCAGCCCAAAAAAAAGACCAAATGCCTTTCCCTCACAGACATTCAGGAAACAAGGGGCTCTTGATTTAGAATTGAAAGATGAGCTCGCCAGTGGACAGAGATGCCGAAACGCAGGATGCGGAATGACACACGCCATAGATGCGCGCAATGCAACGTCTACCTCTGCATTGAGGTTGCAAGAAATTGCTTCCGTAACTTTTATGTCTGACACCACAACATTCCCTCACATTTCTCAGTTTTGAATGTTGCGAATAAACTTGTACTTCCTTTACAATTTCCTGGTTACATTCGGACAGTGTTTGAGGATGTCCACACGAGTATACGAATGACCTCAACTACTGAACAAATTTTACATAGGGACTCAAATGTCCCTGTAGGGGGACATGTGTTTTCAGTCACATCATGATAGATATAACTGAAATGGTAGTTTGTTTTGAAGGTAAAAATAGAAAACATGATAGGTGAAATAAACTTATTCCCTCAGGAACTTGTTCTCAGGTCTGAGGAGGCTAAACGTCGGTGCCATATATTGGTGCCGCCGTGCAACCTTCGCATGGCGTCCGAAACGCATGCCGGTGCATGCCAACGCTGAAAACGCGTCATGggcagccgggctcctctctcacgcttctttCTAAGTACGCTGCGCCATCTTGTGGCACTGCCGAAAAGTCCGCACGTGGCCTCAAAGACAAAAAGCGTACACGCGCTGCGTGCTGAGAATCGTTTCCTCACTGCACACCCAATGTGCCACACACAGTGACGTGGCGAGGTTTAATATAGAGCGGCACATACCAATTCATTCATGGCGCCGCTATGTAAACTGTTGGGGTGAAAGGCGTTCATTAAAACTTAAGGAAATATTACACGTTTGtaaaatgtgaaggcgaaagcctgactGCGCACTTGGCATTTTTTGTTACGATTGAGatacgtttatgaagaattgCGGCAACTGCCCATCGAAGACCACGACTAAACGCGCCGAAACGCGCCACGATGAACGCACTGGTAGTGGGCCAGTGATGTCAGCGCCATCGCAGAGAGAGGGGCAATATGGGAACGCGGGCTTGATGAGCGGTATCGGAGCAAgtcgtggaagaagacgacgaacgcgcgagcagtggcccTTAGTAAGCCAAAaccatggagcagccgtggcttcagggaagcatgCTCTTCTCGCTCACCGGAGGCCCGATttcaattcccacccagaccgaatgtaccaaattttcttttcaaaaccaCTAATTTGCTGTTTACAGCAACCttcctgagaaatttgacgtccaTCCTAGCATTTTTTGACGTGTTTGAACGCTTTCCGGCGTCGGTCATTTTTCGTAACGGCGCAGTTTCGGCGAGGTCACCGCCAAAAGCACCGCCAACATAAACACCTATAGCTTACACCTTAAAAAGCGGTACGTACCCAGCATATTTGTGCGCAACCTCCTAAAGTTTCGGGCTGTAGTGCTTGAGCTACCTTTCCAACGTGGGTTTGATTGCGCTCATAATCGGAGTAATTTAAGAAATCtgtttcgtcattgtagagtgcCACATTTCCAGTGGCACCCTACACTctaacttgggtaactaggcaCATACCTAGTTTCCCAAGTTGGTATCAAAACGTCCATTGAAAGGCGGCTGACACTTATTTTCACATGCCGAGTTACCGAAGCTgccatcaaagaggttcattggagaccatCATAGACTGAGTGGCACATGACCTGTGCTCCAAGCCGGTGTTAAAAAGATTTTTCGAACAGCGATGCCTATCCATTCCAGCATCTTCAGTGACCCATGTCTGCATGAAAGGTGTTCGTCGACGGTCGGCACATGTGTACATGTGGGTGAGGAAAAACCTGACAGACGATGGTGCCTGGTGTCCACAAATGATATATAAACCGGACGTGGTCAATCAAACGAGAGGCGGCCCAAGCGCTGCTGGCCTTCGGTATTGTCACTGCCGATTCTCTGCTCGCGCACCGTGAGTGTGCTTGCGTGTGGTCGTTGTCATTTATGATCGGATCACTGTGGCATGTACTAGCGCGCTACAGGGCTCTCCTTCTAGCGAGGAAGCCGTGAGAGTGGGACGAATGGCACAGAGCGGATGGTGTTGATACGAAACGCATGCGGCGAGTAGGACTGGCCCTGTTGGGAGGGAATGTGACAGCAGAAGTGGCAAGAGCGTCAAAGTCAAAGTACGCGGGATTCACACCGTACTTTCCCGGCCGTTGATGAGCAATAGAAAATATTTGGGTGCGCGCTTGAGTATCTTGAACGGACCATCATACAAAGACCATAAGGGAGGACGCACAGCATCGTGACCCACAGAGACGTGCCTGCAGTTCTGAAGATCGTGGTGGACGTATACACGACGGGAAGAATGTCAATGTCGGGGCGGGGGAAAAGCACGGCATTGCGGTGCGTAGATGGTAGGCATAATCGGAAACGTATGCAGGTACGGTAGGCGAGTCATAGAATAATTCACCAGAAACTGGAAGAGGGGCGCCAAACGTAAGCTCGGTGGCGCTGGAGGAAGAGGCACTGCGAAGAGCGGTGCGAATGCCAAGCATAACGAAAGGAAGGCGCAAGATCCATGATAAAGGAAACGTCGAAGCCATGAGTGAAGCCTTCAGTTGACGGTGAAAACGTTCGATTAACCCAGTGGATATCGGGTGGTAGGAGGTAGTCTTGATGTGATTACACCGAGAAGCGGATATATATTGGCGGACAATGTTGAGTCGATTTCAAGACCGCGGTTGGTCGTAATGTGGAAGCGACGCCGTAGCGGCTATTCCATAGAGTGATGATGGTCGAGCTGCCGACTCCGACGTTATATTCAGGTGGGGCATCGCTTCACGTCATCTGGTGAGCCTGTAAATGCAGGTCAATAGGTAGCGATGGTTCCGCAGGCAGTAAGGGGGCGGACTTTATCGACGTGCAGATAGCTGAAGCGTGCGTCCGCGGACGGGAATCTGCAAAGAGGAGCCGCAGTGTGGCGTTGCACTTCAAACTGTTGGCGGTCGAGGCACGCGCTTAACCAGCGGCGAACGTCTACGTTGATTACGTAGACGTTCGCCGTACACGTTcgcttcacattacgcgtgcgatgctcttaccattgagctaccgcggcaccattttcccatccactttttggGGTATTTATTCATTACAGCGTACGCTGTTATGGGCtcgttccaatagccgtttcggtttgcGATGGTGTGCGCCGCCACCAACGCCGGTGTCCggtgtccgtaaccgctatcgccggaaatgcgcaaaaaatcacagcatatccacgaagtgaatgatgatgagtgggcgaagcaccgggggatcattcgggtaaaccacagctacggacgagagataaagagagcgcacgtcgggaacgagaaagagagcgcgcgtcgggaacgaacgcccttgtgcaatggaGCGCccccagctacggacgagaaagagagcgcgcgtcgggaacgaaagagaacgcgcgtcgggaacgaacgcccttgtgcaccgcagcgcacctagctacggacgagagagaaaacgccggaagcgttctgcggaagccggaagctggcttccggaaccgcaagtggaaccggaaccggaagtcggcttccggttatactatacatattgtaatgaagcggaagcacaagctcggtaacacggggaaaaaggggaaaaagaagaggaagtgaatagaagagccggcccagtgaacgggtgctgtgtctctgtctcctgttctttcctttacaatggcgcagtcgacaggatacTGAGACTTCGGAAGATCTGGCCCCGAGCATCGCAAGCGGACGGACACTACCTGGACCGCATTCGTTGCCGCAAGTATTCGCCACAtcatccggggacggcgtccaggCCTCCTCAGTGGCTCTCGCGGACGACGGCGCTAGTGAGCTCAACCAAGCCCTCTCTGCTGTCTCAAAACGACTTCAGACAATGACCGACGCGTTTGCTTCAGTCATCGGACAAAGCACGCTTTCACTGCAAGCACCGACGACTCTTCCTGATTTCTATGGTTTGAAAGAGGACCCTGTAACTTGGGTGCGTACCATAGAGTCTGTAGCTAATCGTTACGCGTGGACAGATGCCGTGAAGAGGTCCATGGCAGAAGGTAGTCTCCGAGGTGTAGCTCAGGCTTGGAATTTGTTTGAAGGACGAGCCTATCcaaacgcatcgaagtgccaattcggtcGTCGCCAGATTAccgtccttggacatctcgttgacgagAACGGCGTGCAACCGGATCCATGCAAGAGCCATGCTGTTACAcgcttccctgttccgaagtgcgTCAAGGATGTGCGCCACTTAATCGGCCTTTGTTCGTACCTCCGCtgtttcgtgaaaaatttcgcggccataGCTCGACTACTAACCGATCTTTTGAAAAGAGACGCCGCTTTTCCAGTGGGGCagtaacgaggcctctgcgttctcgcatctaatcgaccttctCAAAACGCCACCCGCTGTGGCCAATTTCGATCCTTCTGTGCCTACCGAAGTACGTACTgttgccagcggccatggaattggcgcagtactggccAGCGTGgcaacgaccgtgttatcgcttacgccagcaggctcctttcaacGTCGGAGCGCAACTAGTCCATCACttagcgtgagtgtctggccctcgCGCGGCatccgtgactg
This region of Dermacentor silvarum isolate Dsil-2018 chromosome 5, BIME_Dsil_1.4, whole genome shotgun sequence genomic DNA includes:
- the LOC125946000 gene encoding uncharacterized protein LOC125946000 — translated: MEPHLQLALRSSELGPGFSLVDRRRLWQQLADVLNAQGSVVKTVDQWRKQQVYEARRDATAIAQEQISTGGGRAPGFRGRVLQLTGAVRFRGVTDLPYQEVLRRIEQSTTRLAIAAERTAAAQEGILEKVRSLALVVAGHLQQERRN